One segment of Niabella beijingensis DNA contains the following:
- a CDS encoding alpha-L-rhamnosidase C-terminal domain-containing protein — MVRYNLWLLAGLFLATSTRAQKNAAPSELRVDLVCHADKVGQNGFVTDRNLEQARLEPAVFQTARIASKKPSFSWIMNSRKSGARQTAYQVLVASSVQQLRSGTGNIWNSGKVSTSRQLGVAYAGKELHPNTVYYWMVRLWDEKGMPTAFSAPAAFLTDSLLKPFEVPRVPLVKTVQQPQESRTLDKGNLFYDFGKAAFGQLGLMVDAAGDQDTLRIHVGEAVDGSGAVERKPKGTIRYRLLTLPLKKGLHRYDPVFPADARNTGSKAIPMPGYIGEVYPFRYVEVERTAPSVTIKSLQRQAVNYPFDDDAAVFESSDTLINRIWELCRYTIKATSFTGLYVDGDRERIPYEADALINQLSHYAVDAEFNMARRSLTYLVYNATWPTEWSLQNLLIAWNDYLYSGDIRTVKMLYQELKPKLLLALARPDGLISTRTGKQDSAFARSIHLSSFDGNVVLKDIVDWPQKGGFGLPPSAPGESDSFVFTDYNSVVNAFHYEALVCMKKLALALGEQTDARFYEARAAGVKQSFGRSFIDPDSGIVKDGENTGHSSLHANMMALAFGLVPEQHKAAVRSYIRKKGMACSVYGAQFLLSALYDAGEAAYGLELLTATGKRSWYNMLRTGATMTTEAWDTEYKNNQDWNHAWGSAPANIIVSRLMGITPLSPAFGLIQIKPQPGPLRRAQLQLPTLRGRVHVSFDNITASFHMETLLPANTRGVIYLPKRSDSDQVFQNGKKISAASDGDFWFVKDVPSGAATWTVNY, encoded by the coding sequence ATGGTACGTTACAATTTATGGTTACTGGCCGGACTGTTTCTGGCAACGAGTACAAGGGCACAGAAAAATGCGGCTCCGTCGGAATTGCGGGTAGACCTGGTTTGCCATGCAGACAAAGTAGGGCAGAATGGTTTTGTTACAGATCGCAACCTGGAACAGGCAAGACTGGAGCCGGCCGTTTTTCAGACAGCGCGTATTGCCAGTAAAAAGCCTTCATTTTCCTGGATCATGAACAGCAGAAAATCGGGGGCCCGTCAAACGGCCTACCAGGTGCTGGTGGCATCTTCGGTTCAGCAGCTCCGGTCGGGCACGGGCAATATCTGGAACTCGGGCAAGGTAAGCACCTCCCGTCAACTGGGAGTTGCTTACGCAGGAAAAGAGCTGCACCCCAATACGGTGTATTACTGGATGGTACGGTTGTGGGACGAAAAGGGTATGCCCACAGCGTTTTCCGCGCCGGCTGCTTTTCTTACCGACAGCCTATTAAAGCCCTTTGAGGTACCCCGTGTGCCGCTTGTAAAAACGGTGCAGCAACCGCAGGAAAGCAGGACGCTGGATAAAGGGAATTTATTTTATGATTTTGGAAAGGCGGCATTCGGGCAGCTTGGTCTGATGGTGGATGCAGCCGGAGACCAGGATACACTGCGGATCCATGTGGGAGAAGCTGTTGACGGAAGCGGCGCCGTTGAAAGAAAGCCGAAAGGAACGATCCGGTACCGCTTGCTGACCCTGCCATTAAAAAAAGGATTGCACCGCTATGATCCGGTTTTTCCCGCCGATGCGCGCAATACGGGCAGCAAGGCCATACCTATGCCGGGATATATCGGTGAGGTATATCCCTTCCGTTATGTGGAAGTGGAACGAACAGCGCCTTCGGTAACTATAAAATCACTGCAGCGACAGGCGGTGAATTATCCGTTTGATGATGATGCGGCTGTATTTGAAAGTTCCGATACCCTGATCAACCGGATCTGGGAGTTGTGCAGGTACACGATCAAGGCCACCAGCTTTACCGGGTTATATGTGGATGGAGACCGCGAGCGGATCCCGTACGAGGCGGATGCGCTTATTAACCAGCTCTCGCATTATGCAGTGGACGCGGAATTCAATATGGCCCGGCGCTCGCTGACCTATCTGGTCTATAATGCCACCTGGCCTACGGAATGGTCCCTGCAGAACCTGCTGATCGCCTGGAATGATTATCTGTATTCGGGAGACATCCGCACCGTTAAAATGCTCTACCAGGAACTGAAGCCCAAATTATTACTGGCATTGGCCCGGCCGGACGGACTGATCAGCACCCGTACCGGTAAACAGGACAGTGCTTTCGCAAGGTCGATACACCTGAGCAGCTTTGATGGCAACGTGGTGCTGAAGGATATTGTGGACTGGCCGCAAAAAGGTGGGTTTGGGTTGCCGCCCTCGGCCCCGGGAGAATCGGACAGTTTTGTATTCACGGATTATAATTCGGTGGTGAATGCCTTTCATTATGAGGCATTGGTCTGTATGAAAAAGCTGGCGCTGGCTTTGGGCGAACAAACGGATGCCCGTTTTTATGAAGCGCGTGCAGCCGGCGTAAAACAATCATTCGGGCGCAGCTTTATTGATCCGGATTCGGGAATTGTAAAGGACGGGGAGAACACCGGACACAGCTCGCTGCATGCCAATATGATGGCGCTGGCTTTTGGCCTTGTGCCGGAACAGCATAAGGCTGCGGTACGTTCCTATATCCGCAAAAAAGGAATGGCCTGCAGTGTATATGGCGCCCAGTTTTTGCTGAGCGCACTGTATGATGCCGGGGAAGCCGCTTATGGACTGGAGTTGCTGACAGCAACCGGCAAACGCAGCTGGTACAATATGTTGCGTACGGGTGCTACAATGACAACCGAAGCATGGGATACGGAATATAAAAATAACCAGGACTGGAATCATGCCTGGGGCAGTGCCCCGGCTAATATTATTGTAAGCCGGCTGATGGGCATTACGCCCCTGTCTCCGGCCTTTGGTCTTATACAAATAAAACCACAGCCGGGACCGCTTCGCCGGGCTCAGTTGCAGCTGCCTACGCTGCGCGGAAGGGTACACGTTTCTTTTGACAATATTACAGCATCCTTCCATATGGAAACCCTCCTGCCTGCCAATACCCGGGGTGTGATTTATTTGCCTAAACGGTCAGACTCGGACCAGGTGTTCCAAAACGGGAAAAAGATCAGTGCTGCATCCGATGGCGATTTCTGGTTTGTTAAGGATGTACCATCCGGAGCGGCGACCTGGACCGTGAATTATTAG